From a single Phalacrocorax aristotelis chromosome 1, bGulAri2.1, whole genome shotgun sequence genomic region:
- the TCF20 gene encoding transcription factor 20 isoform X2 — translation MQSFREQSSYHGNQQSYPQEVHGSSRLEEFSPRQQAQMFQSFGGSAGSGRRGATGASTAMPGESSGHQSYQGFRKEAGEFYYMAANKDPVASGGQQPPQRRPSGPVQSYGPPQGSSFGSQYGSEGHVGQFQTQHSTLGGVSHYQQDYTGPFSPGSAQYQQQASSQQQQVQQLRQQIYQSHQPLPQASSQSASSTSHLQPMQRPSTLPSSASGYQLRVGQFSQHYQPPSSSSSSSFPSPQRFGQSGQNYDGSYSVNSGSQYEGHAVGSNAQAYGTQSNYSFQTQPMKSFEQSKLPQSGQQGQQQQHPPQHVMQYSNAATKLSLQSQVGQYSQTEVPVRSPMQFHQNFSPISNPSPAASVVQSPSCSSTPSPLMPGGENLQCGQGNMSMGSRNRILQMMPQLSPTPSMMPSPNAHAGSFKGFGLEGLQEKRLTDPGLSSLSALSSQVANLPNTVQHMLLSDALAPQKKSSKRSSSSKKADSCTNSEGSSQAEEQLKSPLAESLDGGCSSSSEDHGERVRQLSGQSTSSDTTYKGGNLERSNSSPAQGSQNEPSKLSSSPAAREDVASPDGKEAVAAVENAPKVNEKAVGVIVSREAMTGRVEKSGGQEKPAQDDASTATQAPASASGAKEAGHAGAQPETQGGSKGSKSGDNTNHNGEGNSQPGHAVAGPNFPARTEPSKSPGSLRYSYKDNIAAGIQRNIGGFPQYPSGQEKGDFPGHSERKGRNEKFPSLLQEVLQGYHHHPDRRYSRNAQEHSGMAGSLEGAMRPNILISQANELTNRGLLNKSMGSLLEGPHWGPWDRKSSSAAPDMKQINLADYPIARKFDVESQSSAHEGGALSERRSVICDISPLRQLVRDPGPHPMGHMGPEARSGRSERLAPGLSQSVILPGGLVSMETKMKAHSGQIKEEDFEQSKSSASLNNKKTGDHCHPAGIKHESFRGNASPGAAVSDVAPDYIPQQDSRSTQMRRAPGRTGSTRGKSPSQFQDLADKLKMSPGRSRGPGTDLHHMTPHMTLSERVNRGSLHSAYPQNSEGPSLASAYHTNARPHAFGDPNQGLNSQYHYKRQIYQQQQEEYKDWASSTAQGVIAAAQHRQEGARKSPRQQQFLERVRSPLKNDKDGMMYLQGSSYHDTGSQEAGRCIMGSDSTQSKCTELKHGNQKLQHHESGWDLSRQTSPAKSSGPLGTANQKRFCPQESDGHRREESTDLPKPSNAMLRLPGQEDQSPQNPLIMRRRVRSFISPIPTKRQPQDMKNSGSEDKGRLMTSAKEGADKTYNSYAHSSQSQDVGKSVAKGDSFKDLPSPDNRNCPAVSLTSPAKTKILPPRKGRGLKLEAIVQKITSPNIRRSVSTNSAETGADTVTLDDILSLKSGPEGGNVAGHGPEAEKRKGEMSDQVGPASQDTAGEITLPRSSEEWQSSEDDKTKKEVPETASVGKEGAGSSAAPPPLQKSSGQGRSDGAGAGTLTFSDSKTIPPSSVFTSEPNLKSEEKDGDVTNISPKPDGFPPKGYFPSGKKKGRPIGSVNKQKKQQQQQQQQQLLPPPPPPPVPSQSSEGVGGGEPKPKRQRRERRKPATQPRKRKPRRAAPIVEPQEPEIKLKYATQSVDKTDSKNKSFFPYIHVVNKCELGAVCTIINAEEEEQNKLVRGRKGQRSSTPPPSNAESKVLPTSTFMLQGPVVTESSVLGHLVCCLCGKWASYRNMGDLFGPFYPQDYAATLPKNPPPKRATEMQSKVKVRHKSASNGSKTDTEEEEEQQQQKEQRSLTAHPRFKRRHRSEDCSGASRSLSRGASCKKATTDGGSGGEKTPLDSKPSMPTSEGGTELELQIPELPLDSNEFWVHEGCILWANGIYLVCGRLYGLQEAVEIAREMKCSHCQEPGATLGCYNKGCSFRYHYPCAIDADCLLNEENFSVRCPKHKPLLPCSLPSLQNKMVKGSLSTEQSERG, via the coding sequence ATGCAGTCCTTTCGGGAGCAAAGTAGTTACCACGGAAACCAACAGAGCTACCCGCAGGAAGTGCACGGTTCATCCCGACTGGAAGAGTTCAGCCCCCGCCAGCAGGCCCAGATGTTCCAGAGCTTTGGAGGAAGTGCTGGCAGTGGACGTCGTGGAGCAACAGGAGCCTCTACAGCAATGCCTGGTGAGAGCTCTGGCCATCAGAGCTACCaaggtttcagaaaagaagcaggAGAGTTTTACTATATGGCTGCCAACAAAGATCCAGTGGCGTCAGGAGGGCAGCAGCCACCTCAGCGCAGGCCTTCCGGACCAGTACAGAGCTATGGGCCCCCTCAAGGGAGTAGCTTTGGGAGTCAGTATGGGAGTGAGGGACATGTGGGCCAGTTTCAAACACAGCACTCAACCCTTGGGGGTGTGTCCCACTATCAACAGGATTATACCGGTCCTTTTTCTCCAGGGAGTGCCCAGTATCAGCAGCAAGCTTctagccagcagcagcaggtgcagCAGCTGAGACAGCAGATCTATCAGTCTCATCAGCCTTTACCCCAGGCTTCCAGCCAGTCTGCTTCTAGCACCTCACACTTGCAGCCAATGCAGCGTCCATCCACcctgccttcctctgcttctgGGTACCAGTTACGAGTGGGTCAGTTCAGCCAACACTATCAGCCACCTTCATcgtcatcctcctcctctttcccttccccacagcGTTTTGGCCAGTCAGGACAGAATTATGATGGAAGCTACAGTGTGAATTCTGGGTCACAGTATGAAGGCCATGCTGTGGGTTCCAATGCACAGGCATACGGGACCCAGTCAAACTACAGCTTTCAGACTCAACCGATGAAAAGCTTTGAGCAGTCTAAGCTGCCCCAAAGCGggcagcaggggcagcagcaacagcaccCACCTCAGCACGTAATGCAGTATTCAAATGCTGCCACCAAGCTCTCTCTTCAAAGTCAAGTGGGACAGTACAGCCAGACTGAAGTTCCTGTAAGGTCACCAATGCAGTTCCACCAAAACTTCAGTCCAATCTCAAATCCGTCTCCTGCTGCATCTGTGGTTCAGTCTCCAAGCTGCAGCTCTACCCCTTCTCCACTCATGCCAGGTGGAGAAAATCTCCAGTGTGGGCAAGGCAACATGTCCATGGGTTCTAGAAACCGAATCCTGCAGATGATGCCTCAGCTTAGTCCTACACCATCTATGATGCCAAGTCCCAATGCTCATGCAGGGAGTTTCAAggggtttgggctggaaggactgcaggaaaaaaggcTCACAGATCCAGGGCTGAGCAGCCTGAGTGCTCTAAGTTCTCAAGTGGCCAATCTACCCAACACAGTCCAGCACATGTTGCTCTCGGATGCCTTGGcacctcagaaaaaaagttcCAAAAGGTCATCCTCTTCAAAGAAGGCCGACAGCTGCACCAACTCAGAAGGCTCCTCTCAGGCAGAGGAGCAACTCAAGTCTCCCCTGGCAGAGTCCCTTGATGGTGGCTGTTCCAGTAGTTCAGAGGATCATGGCGAAAGGGTGAGACAGCTGAGCGGCCAGAGCACCAGCTCAGACACCACTTACAAAGGGGGTAACTTAGAGAGATCCAACTCCTCACCAGCACAAGGCTCTCAGAATGAGCCATCAAaactcagcagcagccctgcagctagGGAAGATGTGGCCTCTCCTGATGGGAAAGAAGCTGTGGCAGCTGTGGAAAATGCCCCAAAAGTGAATGAAAAGGCAGTTGGGGTGATTGTCTCCCGGGAAGCCATGACAGGAAGAGTAGAAAAGTCAGGTGGACAAGAAAAACCCGCACAAGATGATGCTTCCACAGCCACTCAGGCACCAGCTAGTGCTAGTGGAGCGAAAGAAGCTGGGCATGCAGGGGCGCAGCCAGAAACTCAAGGAGGAAGTAAAGGGAGCAAAAGTGGAGATAACACTAACCATAATGGAGAGGGGAACAGCCAGCCTGGTCATGCGGTTGCTGGGCCAAATTTTCCTGCAAGAACAGAACCGTCCAAATCTCCTGGCAGTTTAAGATACAGTTACAAGGATAATATAGCAGCTGGTATACAGAGAAATATTGGTGGCTTTCCACAGTATCCTTCTGGGCAAGAAAAAGGGGATTTTCCGGGGCACAGTGAGCGCAAGGGCCGGAATGAGAAGTTTCCTAGCCTCCTACAGGAGGTCTTACAGGGGTACCACCATCATCCAGACAGAAGGTATTCTAGGAATGCACAGGAGCATTCTGGGATGGCTGGGAGTTTGGAGGGAGCCATGAGGCCCAATATCTTAATTAGTCAAGCCAATGAATTGACCAATAGAGGCCTCTTAAATAAAAGCATGGGGTCTCTCCTGGAAGGCCCTCACTGGGGTCCCTGGGATAGGAAGTCTAGCAGTGCAGCTCCTGACATGAAGCAGATAAATCTAGCTGATTACCCTATTGCTAGAAAGTTTGATGTGGAGTCTCAGTCTTCTGCCCATGAAGGGGGAGCTCTCTCAGAGAGGAGGTCAGTGATCTGTGACATATCTCCATTAAGGCAGCTTGTCAGAGATCCTGGCCCTCACCCAATGGGGCACATGGGTCCTGAGGCCAGAAGTGGAAGGAGTGAACGTCTTGCCCCTGGCTTAAGCCAGTCAGTAATACTCCCTGGTGGTTTAGTATCCATGGAAACAAAGATGAAAGCTCACAGTGGGCAAATAAAAGAAGAAGATTTTGAACAGTCAAAGAGCTCAGCTAGtctcaataataaaaaaacaggAGACCATTGTCATCCTGCTGGCATCAAGCATGAATCTTTCCGAGGTAACGCTAGCCCTGGAGCTGCAGTCTCCGATGTTGCTCCAGACTACATTCCCCAGCAGGACAGCAGATCGACACAGATGAGACGAGCACCTGGCAGAACTGGAAGCACCAGGGGTAAATCACCTTCTCAATTTCAGGATCTTGCTGATAAGCTGAAAATGTCACCAGGCAGAAGCAGAGGCCCAGGGACAGATCTGCATCACATGACCCCACACATGACACTATCTGAAAGAGTTAACAGGGGTTCCTTGCATTCTGCTTACCCTCAGAATTCAGAAGGCCCATCTTTGGCTTCAGCATATCACACAAATGCTAGGCCTCATGCTTTTGGTGACCCTAACCAAGGTTTAAATTCCCAGTATCATTACAAAAGACAGATataccagcagcagcaagaagaaTACAAAGATTGGGCAAGCAGCACTGCTCAGGGTGTgattgctgcagctcagcacaggcaggaaggaGCAAGAAAGAGCCCAAGACAACAGCAGTTTCTGGAAAGAGTAAGGAGTCCCTTAAAAAATGACAAGGATGGAATGATGTACCTTCAAGGTAGCTCTTACCATGATACTGGAAGCCAGGAAGCTGGGCGCTGCATTATGGGGAGTGACAGTACTCAGAGCAAATGCACCGAACTGAAACATGGCAATCAGAAGTTGCAGCATCACGAATCTGGTTGGGACCTCTCTCGGCAAACTTCTCCTGCCAAAAGCAGCGGCCCTCTCGGAACAGCCAACCAAAAAAGATTTTGCCCTCAAGAAAGTGATGGGCATCGACGAGAGGAATCTACAGATTTGCCTAAGCCTAGTAATGCCATGCTCAGGCTCCCTGGCCAGGAAGATCAGTCTCCTCAAAATCCATTAATTATGAGGAGGAGAGTCCGTTCTTTCATCTCGCCTATCCCTACCAAAAGACAGCCACAGGATATGAAGAACAGTGGCAGTGAAGATAAAGGGCGACTGATGACTTCAGCAAAAGAAGGAGCTGATAAAACATACAACTCCTATGCCCATTCATCTCAAAGCCAAGATGTTGGCAAGTCAGTTGCAAAGGGAGATTCCTTCAAGGACCTGCCAAGTCCTGATAATAGGAATTGCCCTGCTGTTTCCCTCACAAGCCCGGCTAAGACCAAAATATTGCCCCCAAGAAAGGGGCGAGGATTAAAACTGGAAGCTATTGTTCAAAAAATTACATCTCCCAATATTAGGAGAAGTGTTTCTACCAACAGTGCTGAAACTGGTGCAGATACTGTTACTCTTGATGACATCCTGTCCCTTAAAAGTGGGCCTGAAGGAGGAAATGTAGCTGGGCATGGACCAGAggctgagaaaagaaaaggagagatgtCAGATCAAGTGGGGCCAGCAAGCCAGGATACAGCTGGTGAAATAACTCTTCCAAGATCTTCAGAAGAGTGGCAAAGCAGTGAGGATGATAAAACCAAGAAAGAGGTCCCTGAAACTGCCAGCGTTGGTAAAGAAGGAGCAGGTTCCAGTGCAGCACCACCACCTTTGCAGAAGTCAAGTGGTCAGGGAAGGTCTgatggagctggagctggaacTCTGACCTTTTCCGACTCAAAAACAATTCCCCCTTCCAGTGTGTTTACTTCTGAACCAAATCTGAAGTCTGAGGAAAAAGATGGAGATGTGACGAACATTTCACCCAAGCCCGATGGTTTCCCTCCAAAGGGATATTTTccctctggaaagaaaaaggggaggcCAATTGGGAGCGTGAACAagcagaagaagcagcagcagcagcagcaacagcagcaactgCTACCGCCTCCGCCGCCCCCACCAGTACCTTCGCAGTCTTCAGAAGGAGTAGGTGGTGGTGAGCCAAAACCGAAGAGGCAAAGGAGGGAGAGGCGAAAACCTGCAACACAGCCACGGAAGCGGAAGCCTAGACGAGCTGCTCCGATTGTGGAGCCTCAAGAACCAGAGATCAAGCTTAAATATGCTACCCAGTCTGTAGATAAAACTGACTCCAAGAATAAGTCCTTTTTCCCTTATATTCATGTGGTAAACAAGTGTGAATTAGGCGCTGTGTGCACAATCATTAATgcggaggaagaggagcagaacAAATTGGTGAGGGGTCGGAAGGGACAGAGGTCTTCAACACCCCCTCCTAGCAATGCGGAGAGCAAAGTGCTGCCCACCTCAACTTTCATGCTGCAGGGCCCTGTAGTAACAGAGTCTTCTGTCTTAGGGCATCTGGTTTGCTGCCTGTGTGGCAAATGGGCCAGCTATCGTAACATGGGTGACCTCTTTGGTCCTTTCTACCCCCAGGATTACGCAGCCACCTTGCCCAAGAACCCGCCTCCAAAGAGGGCCACAGAAATGCAGAGTAAGGTCAAGGTACGGCACAAAAGTGCTTCTAATGGTTCCAAGACAGATAcggaagaggaggaggaacagcagcaacagaaggAACAAAGAAGCCTAACTGCTCATCCCCGCTTTAAGAGGCGGCACCGCTCTGAGGACTGTAGCGGAGCCTCTCGGTCACTTTCAAGGGGAGCTTCTTGTAAAAAAGCAACCACTGACGGTGGCAGTGGTGGTGAAAAGACTCCTTTGGACTCAAAACCCTCTATGCCCACTTCAGAAGGTGGCACTGAGCTGGAGTTACAAATTCCTGAACTACCTCTTGACAGCAATGAATTTTGGGTCCATGAGGGTTGTATTCTCTGGGCCAATGGGATCTACCTGGTCTGTGGCAGGCTGTATGGGCTGCAGGAAGCTGTGGAGATTGCAAGAGAGATG
- the TCF20 gene encoding transcription factor 20 isoform X3, with protein MQSFREQSSYHGNQQSYPQEVHGSSRLEEFSPRQQAQMFQSFGGSAGSGRRGATGASTAMPGESSGHQSYQGFRKEAGEFYYMAANKDPVASGGQQPPQRRPSGPVQSYGPPQGSSFGSQYGSEGHVGQFQTQHSTLGGVSHYQQDYTGPFSPGSAQYQQQASSQQQQVQQLRQQIYQSHQPLPQASSQSASSTSHLQPMQRPSTLPSSASGYQLRVGQFSQHYQPPSSSSSSSFPSPQRFGQSGQNYDGSYSVNSGSQYEGHAVGSNAQAYGTQSNYSFQTQPMKSFEQSKLPQSGQQGQQQQHPPQHVMQYSNAATKLSLQSQVGQYSQTEVPVRSPMQFHQNFSPISNPSPAASVVQSPSCSSTPSPLMPGGENLQCGQGNMSMGSRNRILQMMPQLSPTPSMMPSPNAHAGSFKGFGLEGLQEKRLTDPGLSSLSALSSQVANLPNTVQHMLLSDALAPQKKSSKRSSSSKKADSCTNSEGSSQAEEQLKSPLAESLDGGCSSSSEDHGERVRQLSGQSTSSDTTYKGGNLERSNSSPAQGSQNEPSKLSSSPAAREDVASPDGKEAVAAVENAPKVNEKAVGVIVSREAMTGRVEKSGGQEKPAQDDASTATQAPASASGAKEAGHAGAQPETQGGSKGSKSGDNTNHNGEGNSQPGHAVAGPNFPARTEPSKSPGSLRYSYKDNIAAGIQRNIGGFPQYPSGQEKGDFPGHSERKGRNEKFPSLLQEVLQGYHHHPDRRYSRNAQEHSGMAGSLEGAMRPNILISQANELTNRGLLNKSMGSLLEGPHWGPWDRKSSSAAPDMKQINLADYPIARKFDVESQSSAHEGGALSERRSVICDISPLRQLVRDPGPHPMGHMGPEARSGRSERLAPGLSQSVILPGGLVSMETKMKAHSGQIKEEDFEQSKSSASLNNKKTGDHCHPAGIKHESFRGNASPGAAVSDVAPDYIPQQDSRSTQMRRAPGRTGSTRGKSPSQFQDLADKLKMSPGRSRGPGTDLHHMTPHMTLSERVNRGSLHSAYPQNSEGPSLASAYHTNARPHAFGDPNQGLNSQYHYKRQIYQQQQEEYKDWASSTAQGVIAAAQHRQEGARKSPRQQQFLERVRSPLKNDKDGMMYLQGSSYHDTGSQEAGRCIMGSDSTQSKCTELKHGNQKLQHHESGWDLSRQTSPAKSSGPLGTANQKRFCPQESDGHRREESTDLPKPSNAMLRLPGQEDQSPQNPLIMRRRVRSFISPIPTKRQPQDMKNSGSEDKGRLMTSAKEGADKTYNSYAHSSQSQDVGKSVAKGDSFKDLPSPDNRNCPAVSLTSPAKTKILPPRKGRGLKLEAIVQKITSPNIRRSVSTNSAETGADTVTLDDILSLKSGPEGGNVAGHGPEAEKRKGEMSDQVGPASQDTAGEITLPRSSEEWQSSEDDKTKKEVPETASVGKEGAGSSAAPPPLQKSSGQGRSDGAGAGTLTFSDSKTIPPSSVFTSEPNLKSEEKDGDVTNISPKPDGFPPKGYFPSGKKKGRPIGSVNKQKKQQQQQQQQQLLPPPPPPPVPSQSSEGVGGGEPKPKRQRRERRKPATQPRKRKPRRAAPIVEPQEPEIKLKYATQSVDKTDSKNKSFFPYIHVVNKCELGAVCTIINAEEEEQNKLVRGRKGQRSSTPPPSNAESKVLPTSTFMLQGPVVTESSVLGHLVCCLCGKWASYRNMGDLFGPFYPQDYAATLPKNPPPKRATEMQSKVKVRHKSASNGSKTDTEEEEEQQQQKEQRSLTAHPRFKRRHRSEDCSGASRSLSRGASCKKATTDGGSGGEKTPLDSKPSMPTSEGGTELELQIPELPLDSNEFWVHEGCILWANGIYLVCGRLYGLQEAVEIAREMKCSHCQEPGATLGCYNKGCSFRYHYPCAIDADCLLNEENFSVRCPKHKVRLLR; from the coding sequence ATGCAGTCCTTTCGGGAGCAAAGTAGTTACCACGGAAACCAACAGAGCTACCCGCAGGAAGTGCACGGTTCATCCCGACTGGAAGAGTTCAGCCCCCGCCAGCAGGCCCAGATGTTCCAGAGCTTTGGAGGAAGTGCTGGCAGTGGACGTCGTGGAGCAACAGGAGCCTCTACAGCAATGCCTGGTGAGAGCTCTGGCCATCAGAGCTACCaaggtttcagaaaagaagcaggAGAGTTTTACTATATGGCTGCCAACAAAGATCCAGTGGCGTCAGGAGGGCAGCAGCCACCTCAGCGCAGGCCTTCCGGACCAGTACAGAGCTATGGGCCCCCTCAAGGGAGTAGCTTTGGGAGTCAGTATGGGAGTGAGGGACATGTGGGCCAGTTTCAAACACAGCACTCAACCCTTGGGGGTGTGTCCCACTATCAACAGGATTATACCGGTCCTTTTTCTCCAGGGAGTGCCCAGTATCAGCAGCAAGCTTctagccagcagcagcaggtgcagCAGCTGAGACAGCAGATCTATCAGTCTCATCAGCCTTTACCCCAGGCTTCCAGCCAGTCTGCTTCTAGCACCTCACACTTGCAGCCAATGCAGCGTCCATCCACcctgccttcctctgcttctgGGTACCAGTTACGAGTGGGTCAGTTCAGCCAACACTATCAGCCACCTTCATcgtcatcctcctcctctttcccttccccacagcGTTTTGGCCAGTCAGGACAGAATTATGATGGAAGCTACAGTGTGAATTCTGGGTCACAGTATGAAGGCCATGCTGTGGGTTCCAATGCACAGGCATACGGGACCCAGTCAAACTACAGCTTTCAGACTCAACCGATGAAAAGCTTTGAGCAGTCTAAGCTGCCCCAAAGCGggcagcaggggcagcagcaacagcaccCACCTCAGCACGTAATGCAGTATTCAAATGCTGCCACCAAGCTCTCTCTTCAAAGTCAAGTGGGACAGTACAGCCAGACTGAAGTTCCTGTAAGGTCACCAATGCAGTTCCACCAAAACTTCAGTCCAATCTCAAATCCGTCTCCTGCTGCATCTGTGGTTCAGTCTCCAAGCTGCAGCTCTACCCCTTCTCCACTCATGCCAGGTGGAGAAAATCTCCAGTGTGGGCAAGGCAACATGTCCATGGGTTCTAGAAACCGAATCCTGCAGATGATGCCTCAGCTTAGTCCTACACCATCTATGATGCCAAGTCCCAATGCTCATGCAGGGAGTTTCAAggggtttgggctggaaggactgcaggaaaaaaggcTCACAGATCCAGGGCTGAGCAGCCTGAGTGCTCTAAGTTCTCAAGTGGCCAATCTACCCAACACAGTCCAGCACATGTTGCTCTCGGATGCCTTGGcacctcagaaaaaaagttcCAAAAGGTCATCCTCTTCAAAGAAGGCCGACAGCTGCACCAACTCAGAAGGCTCCTCTCAGGCAGAGGAGCAACTCAAGTCTCCCCTGGCAGAGTCCCTTGATGGTGGCTGTTCCAGTAGTTCAGAGGATCATGGCGAAAGGGTGAGACAGCTGAGCGGCCAGAGCACCAGCTCAGACACCACTTACAAAGGGGGTAACTTAGAGAGATCCAACTCCTCACCAGCACAAGGCTCTCAGAATGAGCCATCAAaactcagcagcagccctgcagctagGGAAGATGTGGCCTCTCCTGATGGGAAAGAAGCTGTGGCAGCTGTGGAAAATGCCCCAAAAGTGAATGAAAAGGCAGTTGGGGTGATTGTCTCCCGGGAAGCCATGACAGGAAGAGTAGAAAAGTCAGGTGGACAAGAAAAACCCGCACAAGATGATGCTTCCACAGCCACTCAGGCACCAGCTAGTGCTAGTGGAGCGAAAGAAGCTGGGCATGCAGGGGCGCAGCCAGAAACTCAAGGAGGAAGTAAAGGGAGCAAAAGTGGAGATAACACTAACCATAATGGAGAGGGGAACAGCCAGCCTGGTCATGCGGTTGCTGGGCCAAATTTTCCTGCAAGAACAGAACCGTCCAAATCTCCTGGCAGTTTAAGATACAGTTACAAGGATAATATAGCAGCTGGTATACAGAGAAATATTGGTGGCTTTCCACAGTATCCTTCTGGGCAAGAAAAAGGGGATTTTCCGGGGCACAGTGAGCGCAAGGGCCGGAATGAGAAGTTTCCTAGCCTCCTACAGGAGGTCTTACAGGGGTACCACCATCATCCAGACAGAAGGTATTCTAGGAATGCACAGGAGCATTCTGGGATGGCTGGGAGTTTGGAGGGAGCCATGAGGCCCAATATCTTAATTAGTCAAGCCAATGAATTGACCAATAGAGGCCTCTTAAATAAAAGCATGGGGTCTCTCCTGGAAGGCCCTCACTGGGGTCCCTGGGATAGGAAGTCTAGCAGTGCAGCTCCTGACATGAAGCAGATAAATCTAGCTGATTACCCTATTGCTAGAAAGTTTGATGTGGAGTCTCAGTCTTCTGCCCATGAAGGGGGAGCTCTCTCAGAGAGGAGGTCAGTGATCTGTGACATATCTCCATTAAGGCAGCTTGTCAGAGATCCTGGCCCTCACCCAATGGGGCACATGGGTCCTGAGGCCAGAAGTGGAAGGAGTGAACGTCTTGCCCCTGGCTTAAGCCAGTCAGTAATACTCCCTGGTGGTTTAGTATCCATGGAAACAAAGATGAAAGCTCACAGTGGGCAAATAAAAGAAGAAGATTTTGAACAGTCAAAGAGCTCAGCTAGtctcaataataaaaaaacaggAGACCATTGTCATCCTGCTGGCATCAAGCATGAATCTTTCCGAGGTAACGCTAGCCCTGGAGCTGCAGTCTCCGATGTTGCTCCAGACTACATTCCCCAGCAGGACAGCAGATCGACACAGATGAGACGAGCACCTGGCAGAACTGGAAGCACCAGGGGTAAATCACCTTCTCAATTTCAGGATCTTGCTGATAAGCTGAAAATGTCACCAGGCAGAAGCAGAGGCCCAGGGACAGATCTGCATCACATGACCCCACACATGACACTATCTGAAAGAGTTAACAGGGGTTCCTTGCATTCTGCTTACCCTCAGAATTCAGAAGGCCCATCTTTGGCTTCAGCATATCACACAAATGCTAGGCCTCATGCTTTTGGTGACCCTAACCAAGGTTTAAATTCCCAGTATCATTACAAAAGACAGATataccagcagcagcaagaagaaTACAAAGATTGGGCAAGCAGCACTGCTCAGGGTGTgattgctgcagctcagcacaggcaggaaggaGCAAGAAAGAGCCCAAGACAACAGCAGTTTCTGGAAAGAGTAAGGAGTCCCTTAAAAAATGACAAGGATGGAATGATGTACCTTCAAGGTAGCTCTTACCATGATACTGGAAGCCAGGAAGCTGGGCGCTGCATTATGGGGAGTGACAGTACTCAGAGCAAATGCACCGAACTGAAACATGGCAATCAGAAGTTGCAGCATCACGAATCTGGTTGGGACCTCTCTCGGCAAACTTCTCCTGCCAAAAGCAGCGGCCCTCTCGGAACAGCCAACCAAAAAAGATTTTGCCCTCAAGAAAGTGATGGGCATCGACGAGAGGAATCTACAGATTTGCCTAAGCCTAGTAATGCCATGCTCAGGCTCCCTGGCCAGGAAGATCAGTCTCCTCAAAATCCATTAATTATGAGGAGGAGAGTCCGTTCTTTCATCTCGCCTATCCCTACCAAAAGACAGCCACAGGATATGAAGAACAGTGGCAGTGAAGATAAAGGGCGACTGATGACTTCAGCAAAAGAAGGAGCTGATAAAACATACAACTCCTATGCCCATTCATCTCAAAGCCAAGATGTTGGCAAGTCAGTTGCAAAGGGAGATTCCTTCAAGGACCTGCCAAGTCCTGATAATAGGAATTGCCCTGCTGTTTCCCTCACAAGCCCGGCTAAGACCAAAATATTGCCCCCAAGAAAGGGGCGAGGATTAAAACTGGAAGCTATTGTTCAAAAAATTACATCTCCCAATATTAGGAGAAGTGTTTCTACCAACAGTGCTGAAACTGGTGCAGATACTGTTACTCTTGATGACATCCTGTCCCTTAAAAGTGGGCCTGAAGGAGGAAATGTAGCTGGGCATGGACCAGAggctgagaaaagaaaaggagagatgtCAGATCAAGTGGGGCCAGCAAGCCAGGATACAGCTGGTGAAATAACTCTTCCAAGATCTTCAGAAGAGTGGCAAAGCAGTGAGGATGATAAAACCAAGAAAGAGGTCCCTGAAACTGCCAGCGTTGGTAAAGAAGGAGCAGGTTCCAGTGCAGCACCACCACCTTTGCAGAAGTCAAGTGGTCAGGGAAGGTCTgatggagctggagctggaacTCTGACCTTTTCCGACTCAAAAACAATTCCCCCTTCCAGTGTGTTTACTTCTGAACCAAATCTGAAGTCTGAGGAAAAAGATGGAGATGTGACGAACATTTCACCCAAGCCCGATGGTTTCCCTCCAAAGGGATATTTTccctctggaaagaaaaaggggaggcCAATTGGGAGCGTGAACAagcagaagaagcagcagcagcagcagcaacagcagcaactgCTACCGCCTCCGCCGCCCCCACCAGTACCTTCGCAGTCTTCAGAAGGAGTAGGTGGTGGTGAGCCAAAACCGAAGAGGCAAAGGAGGGAGAGGCGAAAACCTGCAACACAGCCACGGAAGCGGAAGCCTAGACGAGCTGCTCCGATTGTGGAGCCTCAAGAACCAGAGATCAAGCTTAAATATGCTACCCAGTCTGTAGATAAAACTGACTCCAAGAATAAGTCCTTTTTCCCTTATATTCATGTGGTAAACAAGTGTGAATTAGGCGCTGTGTGCACAATCATTAATgcggaggaagaggagcagaacAAATTGGTGAGGGGTCGGAAGGGACAGAGGTCTTCAACACCCCCTCCTAGCAATGCGGAGAGCAAAGTGCTGCCCACCTCAACTTTCATGCTGCAGGGCCCTGTAGTAACAGAGTCTTCTGTCTTAGGGCATCTGGTTTGCTGCCTGTGTGGCAAATGGGCCAGCTATCGTAACATGGGTGACCTCTTTGGTCCTTTCTACCCCCAGGATTACGCAGCCACCTTGCCCAAGAACCCGCCTCCAAAGAGGGCCACAGAAATGCAGAGTAAGGTCAAGGTACGGCACAAAAGTGCTTCTAATGGTTCCAAGACAGATAcggaagaggaggaggaacagcagcaacagaaggAACAAAGAAGCCTAACTGCTCATCCCCGCTTTAAGAGGCGGCACCGCTCTGAGGACTGTAGCGGAGCCTCTCGGTCACTTTCAAGGGGAGCTTCTTGTAAAAAAGCAACCACTGACGGTGGCAGTGGTGGTGAAAAGACTCCTTTGGACTCAAAACCCTCTATGCCCACTTCAGAAGGTGGCACTGAGCTGGAGTTACAAATTCCTGAACTACCTCTTGACAGCAATGAATTTTGGGTCCATGAGGGTTGTATTCTCTGGGCCAATGGGATCTACCTGGTCTGTGGCAGGCTGTATGGGCTGCAGGAAGCTGTGGAGATTGCAAGAGAGATG